From a single Brassica oleracea var. oleracea cultivar TO1000 chromosome C5, BOL, whole genome shotgun sequence genomic region:
- the LOC106293641 gene encoding uncharacterized protein LOC106293641, with protein MKRERKKQKLEVKEERKMEVAVVVEQVDALAAAATVAAAAAVEEEELWGMRLTEGDVVVDELMTWSTVLPSCWNVEFVEKNYGVLFEDVVWEDDLWNLNTST; from the coding sequence ATGAAGAGGGAGAGAAAGAAACAGAAACTGGAGGTCAAGGAGGAGAGGAAAATGGAGGTGGCGGTGGTGGTGGAGCAAGTTGATGCGTTGGCTGCAGCAGCGACGGTAGCTGCGGCTGCGGCCGTTGAGGAGGAGGAATTGTGGGGAATGAGGCTCACGGAAGGAGACGTTGTGGTCGACGAGCTGATGACATGGAGCACCGTGTTGCCCTCATGTTGGAACGTGGAGTTTGTTGAGAAAAACTATGGAGTATTGTTCGAAGATGTTGTCTGGGAGGATGACCTTTGGAATCTGAACACTTCCACTTAG
- the LOC106293521 gene encoding CLAVATA3/ESR (CLE)-related protein 43, whose protein sequence is MGCRDVLLTFSVALLLIFLFQVWLFREGQVRELSEDNHLGRDRNTLVSKNKKDDDDVQRLFQRYFKGSSFGLNNNSSTRFEDSDRKIPSSPDPLHN, encoded by the coding sequence ATGGGTTGTCGAGATGTTCTGTTGACTTTCTCTGTGGCTCTCTTGCTCATCTTTCTGTTCCAGGTCTGGCTTTTCCGGGAAGGACAAGTCCGGGAACTGTCTGAAGACAACCACCTCGGAAGAGACAGAAACACTCTTGTCTCCAAGAACAAGAAGGACGACGATGATGTTCAACGGCTCTTTCAAAGGTATTTCAAGGGATCATCTTTTGGTCTAAACAACAACAGTAGCACTCGGTTTGAAGATTCTGATAGAAAGATCCCTAGTTCCCCTGATCCCCTCCACAATTAG
- the LOC106295685 gene encoding zinc finger protein CONSTANS-LIKE 16-like yields the protein MKNLANAVGAKTARACDSCVKKRARWYCAADDAFLCQSCDTLVHSANPLARRHERVRLKSASPVATKYSSHNHSASSPPLEAATWHQGFTRKPRTPRGSGKKNNLSIFHDLVPEISAEDQTDSYEIEELLICQVPVLDPMVAEQFLNDVIEPKIEFPMITIDDQEDEDNAESCLNGFFPTDMELEEFAADVEILLGRGLDVTESYAMEELGLSNTEMFKIEKDEIEEEEGEETKAMNMGIGCGEDRGDGDGTVAFELRFDHDSHNTYEEEAIKNVECIKVKEEEQKNVLMLSLNYESVISTWGGQGQPWMSGEPPERDIDISDKPVVSMEINGGESHHKHYVGGCLPSSGFGDGGREARVSRYREKRRTRLFSKKIRYEVRKLNAEKRPRMKGRFVKRASLALSAASSPLGVNY from the exons ATGAAAAATTTGGCGAATGCTGTTGGAGCCAAGACGGCGAGGGCTTGCGACAGCTGCGTGAAGAAGCGGGCACGGTGGTACTGCGCCGCTGACGATGCTTTTCTATGCCAGTCTTGCGACACTTTGGTCCACTCAGCGAACCCTCTCGCTCGCCGGCACGAGAGGGTTCGTTTGAAGTCGGCCAGCCCCGTGGCCACAAAGTATAGCAGCCACAACCACTCAGCTTCTTCTCCACCGCTTGAAGCTGCAACGTGGCATCAAGGGTTCACTCGTAAACCTCGGACTCCACGTGGGTCTGGTAAGAAAAACAATTTGTCGATATTTCATGATTTGGTTCCGGAGATTAGTGCAGAGGATCAGACGGACAGCTACGAGATCGAAGAGCTGCTGATCTGTCAAGTGCCGGTTCTTGATCCCATGGTGGCTGAGCAGTTCTTAAACGATGTCATTGAGCCAAAGATCGAGTTTCCTATGATTACAATCGATGATCAAGAGGACGAAGACAACGCTGAAAGTTGTCTGAATGGTTTTTTCCCGACCGACATGGAGCTTGAGGAGTTCGCTGCTGACGTGGAGATTCTACTCGGTCGCGGGTTAGACGTCACAGAGTCCTATGCGATGGAGGAGCTAGGGTTGTCTAATACAGAGATGTTTAAAATCGAAAAAGACGAGATTGAAGAAGAGGAAGGAGAAGAAACAAAAGCCATGAACATGGGAATAGGCTGCGGTGAGGATCGGGGCGATGGGGATGGAACTGTGGCGTTTGAGCTGAGGTTTGATCACGACTCACACAACACATACGAAGAAGAGGCGATAAAGAATGTTGAATGTATTAAGGTGAAGGAGGAAGAGCAAAAGAATGTTCTAATGCTGAGTTTAAACTACGAGTCGGTGATATCAACTTGGGGAGGCCAAGGTCAACCGTGGATGTCAGGAGAGCCACCAGAACGAGACATAGACATCAGTGACAAGCCAGTTGTTTCCATG GAAATAAATGGAGGAGAAAGTCATCATAAGCATTACGTTGGTGGATGTTTACCATCAAGTGGGTTTGGGGATGGAGGAAGAGAAGCTAGGGTTTCGAGGTACAGAGAGAAGAGGAGGACGAGATTGTTTTCAAAGAAGATAAGGTACGAGGTACGTAAACTGAATGCAGAGAAACGACCTCGAATGAAAGGAAGATTCGTTAAGAGAGCTTCACTTGCTCTATCTGCTGCAAGTTCACCATTGGGTGTGAATTACTGA